In one Oxyura jamaicensis isolate SHBP4307 breed ruddy duck chromosome 14, BPBGC_Ojam_1.0, whole genome shotgun sequence genomic region, the following are encoded:
- the CEP20 gene encoding centrosomal protein 20 isoform X1: MRTAGAVGAMATVVELKQALKEALEKRGVLGQIRANIRAEVFHALDDQSEPRPPLCHENLLINELVREYLEYNKYKYTASVLTAEAGQPEVPLDRQFLVKELNIVEDANAKSVPLLYGIISHFLRGGKQESTQSILLKGSLLSYPRQNLGKPPTERGQKDRIPEPGRMAGTSIEEPLVLQSINR; encoded by the exons ATGCGCACTGCGGGTGCGGTGGGGGCCATGGCGACGGTGGTGGAGCTGAAACAAG CCCTAAAGGAAGCGCTGGAAAAAAGAGGTGTCCTCGGGCAAATAAGAGCAAACATCAGAGCTGAAGTTTTTCACGCGCTGGATGACCAAAGCGAGCCCCGGCCGCCGCTGTGCCATGAAAATCTCCTCATCAACGAGCTCGTCCGGGAGTACCTGGAGTACAACAAGTACAAGTACACGGCGTCTGTGCTCACCGCAG AAGCTGGCCAGCCTGAAGTGCCCTTGGATAGACAGTTTCTTGTCAAAGAGCTGAACATCGTTGAAGatgcaaatgcaaaatcagT ACCTCTCTTGTATGGAATTATATCTCATTTCTTACGTGGTGGTAAACAAGAAAGTACCCAGAGTATCCTTCTGAAAGGGTCTTTACTGAGTTATCCAAGGCAGAACCTTGGCAAACCTCCTACTGAGAGAGGTCAAAAAG aCAGAATTCCAGAACCAGGAAGGATGGCCGGCACCAGCATTGAAGAGCCCCTTGTTTTACAAAGTATAAACAGATGA
- the CEP20 gene encoding centrosomal protein 20 isoform X3, which yields MRTAGAVGAMATVVELKQALKEALEKRGVLGQIRANIRAEVFHALDDQSEPRPPLCHENLLINELVREYLEYNKYKYTASVLTAVLRIVGKCLFQKLASLKCPWIDSFLSKS from the exons ATGCGCACTGCGGGTGCGGTGGGGGCCATGGCGACGGTGGTGGAGCTGAAACAAG CCCTAAAGGAAGCGCTGGAAAAAAGAGGTGTCCTCGGGCAAATAAGAGCAAACATCAGAGCTGAAGTTTTTCACGCGCTGGATGACCAAAGCGAGCCCCGGCCGCCGCTGTGCCATGAAAATCTCCTCATCAACGAGCTCGTCCGGGAGTACCTGGAGTACAACAAGTACAAGTACACGGCGTCTGTGCTCACCGCAG tctTAAGAATTGTGGGGAAATGTCTTTTCCAGAAGCTGGCCAGCCTGAAGTGCCCTTGGATAGACAGTTTCTTGTCAAAGAGCTGA
- the CEP20 gene encoding centrosomal protein 20 isoform X2, translating to MRTAGAVGAMATVVELKQALKEALEKRGVLGQIRANIRAEVFHALDDQSEPRPPLCHENLLINELVREYLEYNKYKYTASVLTAEAGQPEVPLDRQFLVKELNIVEDANAKSV from the exons ATGCGCACTGCGGGTGCGGTGGGGGCCATGGCGACGGTGGTGGAGCTGAAACAAG CCCTAAAGGAAGCGCTGGAAAAAAGAGGTGTCCTCGGGCAAATAAGAGCAAACATCAGAGCTGAAGTTTTTCACGCGCTGGATGACCAAAGCGAGCCCCGGCCGCCGCTGTGCCATGAAAATCTCCTCATCAACGAGCTCGTCCGGGAGTACCTGGAGTACAACAAGTACAAGTACACGGCGTCTGTGCTCACCGCAG AAGCTGGCCAGCCTGAAGTGCCCTTGGATAGACAGTTTCTTGTCAAAGAGCTGAACATCGTTGAAGatgcaaatgcaaaatcagTGTAA